The Phycisphaerales bacterium AB-hyl4 genome contains a region encoding:
- a CDS encoding O-methyltransferase, with product MFVDQVNVVIDRVDTLREQVDDAWQIPRDEAQLLAQLVRMGRCRSTCEIGVSYGFSTLHLAAAVREHGGHLHGFDASANKVQAATKHLTEAGLMEHVTLHLGDARETLGQVTPAQPYDFVFIDAVKTQSRDYLEAVRPKLAERAVIVTDNTSTHRQELGEFVAYLRSLPNATSCAVNVGNGFELTILQQGAT from the coding sequence ATGTTTGTGGATCAGGTGAATGTCGTGATCGACCGCGTGGACACACTGCGGGAGCAGGTCGACGATGCGTGGCAGATCCCGCGCGATGAGGCGCAGCTGCTGGCACAACTGGTACGCATGGGCCGATGCCGTTCGACCTGTGAGATCGGCGTCAGCTACGGCTTTTCCACGCTGCATCTCGCTGCGGCCGTGCGCGAACACGGCGGGCACCTGCACGGCTTCGATGCCTCGGCAAATAAGGTGCAGGCCGCGACGAAGCATCTGACCGAGGCGGGTCTGATGGAGCACGTGACGCTGCACCTGGGCGACGCACGCGAAACGTTGGGACAGGTGACGCCCGCGCAGCCTTACGATTTTGTGTTCATCGACGCGGTCAAGACGCAGAGCCGCGACTACCTGGAGGCCGTGCGGCCGAAGCTGGCGGAACGGGCGGTGATCGTCACCGACAACACGAGTACGCACCGGCAAGAGTTGGGGGAATTCGTGGCGTACCTGCGTTCGCTGCCCAACGCCACAAGCTGCGCGGTGAATGTGGGCAACGGGTTTGAACTGACGATTCTGCAACAGGGGGCGACATGA
- a CDS encoding YtoQ family protein: protein MSTDYTWHVYLAGEIHSNWRQRIAEGIREHQLPVTLLSPVTDHAASDDVGVDILGPEAEAFWKDHKGARINAIRTRSHLARADVVVVRFGPKYKQWNAAFDAGQAVALGKPLITLHNPEHDHALKEINAAAAATCREPEQVVSVLRYVIIQS, encoded by the coding sequence ATGAGCACTGACTACACTTGGCACGTCTACCTCGCCGGCGAAATTCACTCCAACTGGCGGCAGCGCATCGCCGAAGGCATCCGCGAGCACCAACTGCCGGTAACGCTGCTTTCCCCCGTGACGGATCACGCCGCCAGCGACGACGTCGGCGTGGACATCCTCGGTCCGGAAGCCGAGGCATTCTGGAAAGATCACAAGGGCGCACGCATCAACGCCATCCGCACGCGCAGCCACCTGGCCCGGGCGGACGTGGTCGTGGTGCGTTTCGGCCCGAAGTACAAGCAGTGGAATGCGGCGTTTGACGCCGGGCAGGCCGTGGCCCTGGGCAAGCCGCTGATCACGCTGCACAATCCGGAGCACGATCATGCATTGAAGGAGATCAACGCCGCCGCGGCCGCGACCTGTCGCGAGCCGGAGCAGGTGGTGAGCGTGCTGCGGTATGTCATTATCCAGTCGTGA
- a CDS encoding endonuclease/exonuclease/phosphatase family protein, translating into MRVMTCNVRFPTEKDGDNRWVHRKQLLSDVIRSYDPDIIGFQELWREQQQFMMEQLPSHAWFGMADTRDSNRPMNAIAWRDDRFQLVSPGGYWLSETPHVTGSRSWDSSNIRMANWVRLYDVNAEREFRFINTHLDHRGQQARPEQAHLINQDAEAFDDAYPQILTGDMNDTPDSAAINRFLDSGWRDTYEAVHQSMETGLTIHHFHGPDDPVPPKRIDWIFMRGPLKAHHAQVIRDNDNGRYPSDHYFVLADLDFKQA; encoded by the coding sequence ATGCGCGTTATGACTTGCAACGTCCGATTCCCAACTGAAAAAGATGGCGACAACAGATGGGTGCATCGAAAACAACTGCTCAGCGACGTCATCCGCTCGTACGATCCGGACATCATCGGCTTCCAGGAATTGTGGCGCGAACAACAGCAGTTCATGATGGAACAGCTTCCGTCCCACGCCTGGTTTGGCATGGCTGACACACGCGATTCCAATCGCCCCATGAACGCCATCGCGTGGCGCGACGATCGGTTTCAACTCGTATCGCCCGGCGGCTATTGGCTGTCCGAAACGCCGCACGTGACCGGCTCACGTTCCTGGGACAGTTCCAACATTCGTATGGCGAACTGGGTTCGTCTGTACGACGTCAACGCTGAACGCGAGTTCCGGTTTATCAATACACACCTGGACCATCGAGGTCAGCAGGCCCGGCCGGAACAGGCTCATCTCATCAATCAGGACGCCGAGGCGTTCGACGATGCCTACCCACAGATACTGACCGGCGACATGAACGATACGCCGGATTCCGCAGCGATCAATCGATTCCTCGACTCAGGCTGGCGCGACACATACGAAGCCGTCCATCAGTCCATGGAAACCGGTTTGACCATTCATCATTTCCACGGCCCGGACGATCCCGTCCCGCCAAAACGCATTGACTGGATCTTCATGCGCGGCCCATTGAAAGCGCATCACGCCCAGGTGATTCGCGACAACGACAACGGTCGGTATCCAAGCGACCACTATTTCGTTCTCGCGGACCTGGACTTCAAGCAGGCGTGA
- a CDS encoding HAD family hydrolase → MDYDAIMFDLDGTLADTLADLAAAGNHTLTTFGHAALPVERYRYLVGQGLDHLIRHAFGPEHEAQWEAAAATFFTYYSEHKYDQTGPYAGIPELLDTLTERDLKLAVLSNKPDPATQDMVATLFNQWSWDAVAGAKPGVPLKPEAGAALAIADELGIAPQRWVYVGDTKVDMLTGKSAGMYTVGVTWGFRDEAELREHGADAIIHHPSQLLAVIDQTSVEGSA, encoded by the coding sequence ATGGACTACGACGCCATCATGTTCGACCTCGACGGCACATTGGCGGACACGCTAGCCGACCTCGCGGCCGCGGGCAACCACACGTTGACCACGTTCGGCCATGCGGCATTGCCGGTCGAGCGCTACCGCTACCTGGTCGGGCAGGGGCTGGATCACCTGATCCGTCACGCTTTCGGGCCGGAGCACGAAGCGCAGTGGGAGGCGGCGGCGGCGACGTTTTTCACTTATTACAGCGAGCATAAGTACGACCAGACCGGGCCGTACGCGGGCATCCCTGAATTGCTGGACACCCTGACCGAACGTGATCTGAAGCTGGCGGTGCTGAGTAACAAGCCGGACCCGGCGACGCAGGACATGGTGGCGACGCTGTTCAATCAGTGGTCGTGGGACGCGGTGGCCGGCGCGAAGCCGGGCGTGCCGTTGAAGCCCGAAGCGGGCGCGGCGCTGGCGATTGCGGATGAACTGGGCATTGCGCCGCAGCGTTGGGTGTACGTCGGCGACACGAAGGTGGACATGCTCACGGGCAAATCGGCGGGCATGTACACCGTGGGCGTCACCTGGGGCTTCCGCGATGAGGCCGAGCTACGCGAACACGGGGCAGATGCGATCATTCATCACCCGTCACAACTGCTGGCGGTGATCGATCAAACGAGCGTCGAAGGCAGCGCGTGA